The stretch of DNA TGTCCGGGATCCCGTCCATGACCGAGCGGGTGTCGGCTGTAATCCGGGCGTGCCACTGGTCGCTGACCTTCCGCAGGAAAGCGTCGTCGATGACGATACCCTCTTCCTCAAGCGTTCCGGGCAGATCTTCCTCCAGCCTTCGTTTCAGGTCCGGGCTCGCTGCGAGACGGGCCCTGATGTCTTTCACGGGTTCGAATTCAAAACGTTTCAGACGTTCTGCATCAATGCGAAATTTCCGATTCATGGGTCTCGGTCCTCCAGATAATATACGCCGTGACTCCCCCTGCAGCCTGATAAAGATTTGCCTGGCTGCCGTGAGAATTTCAGGATCTGAGGCGCCCACCCGGGCCGCTCCCGATTCGGAAGGGAGGTGTTTTCACCCCGCAAACATCACTATTTAAGTTTCCCGGGAAACACCCTCACGTACCGAGGTTATTCATGCATTCGGAGATTATTACCCGGATCCGGCAGGATCTGGCCGGGAACGCCGACGAAGAGACGAAAAACAGCTCCCGGCGCTTTTTTAAGGAAACAGTGCAGCTCTACGGCGTGAAGAGTGCACCGGTCCGGAAAATTTCGCACCAGTACTTCCGCGAGATCCGGGGGCTGGACAGGGACGGGATCTTCACCCTCTGCGAGGAACTCCTGCAGTCAGGGTACCTTGAGGAGGCGATGATAGCATATGACTGGGCGGACCGGATCCATCGCCGGTTCGAGCCGGAGGATTTTTTGGTGCTCGAACGCTGGCTCTCTTCCTATGTCTCGAACTGGGCGGAATGCGACACCCTCTGCAACCACGCCGTCGGCTCGTTCCTCGAGCAGTACCCGGAGTTCCTCTCCCGGCTGAAGGGCTGGGCCCGGTCGGAGAACCGGTGGATCCGGCGGGGGGCGGCGGTATCACTGGTGCTGCCCGCACGGAGAGGGAAATTTCTCGGGGAGATTTTCGGGATTGCGGACATTCTGCTGAAGGATCCCGAGGATCTGGTCCGGAAGGGCTACGGCTGGATGCTCAAAGAGGCGGGCAAAAGCCACCGCGATGAGGTATTCGCATACGTGATGCGGCACAGGCATGAAATGCCCCGGACGGCCCTCCGGTATGCGATCGAGAAAATGCCGGAGGAGATGCGGAAGCAGGCGATGGAGAGATAAAGTGTGCGTCCCACCCGGTGACGGGAGCTTCCACAACGGTTATCAGAGAGAGCCGGGTACAGAAAGGATACGGGAGATCTGCATGCAGAACAGTCCGGCAGGCAATTCGTTCGGAACCGGAGAGGAGGCTGACGCGGCCATCCGGAGGGTTGCCTGGTACTCGCTTGCCGTGAATGCCGCACTTGTCATTATTAAACTGGTTCTTTCACGAATCTCAGGAAGCCTTGCACTTGAAGCCGATGCGATTCATTCGTTCCTCGATGTGCTAGCTTCCGTCGCTCTTCTTGCAGGCATCTGGCTATCATCACGGAAGAGTAAAGAATTTCCGTACGGCCTCTACAAGGTCGAAAACATCGTCTCTGTCATTATTGCCTTTCTGGTTTTTTTCACGGCGTGGGAGATCGTGGTCGAAGCCTTCACCGGAGGAGGAATGGGGCAGCCCTTCGGAGGATGGGTCCTGTTTGCCGTGGCAGCACTCGTATCGGTTCCCTACCTGCTCGGAACCTATGAAATGCGGGTGGGTACCATCCACAACTCCCCCAGCCTTATCGCAGACGGAAAACAGCACCGGGTGGATGTCCTCTCGACGTCGGTGGTGTTTCTTGCCGTCCTCGCCCAGTATTTCGGCATCCCTGTCGACAGTTTTGCGGCCGTCATCGTTGCAGGATTCATTGCATTCTCAGGCTGGGGTATCCTGAAAAACAGCATGCGCACCCTCCTCGACGCATCGATCGACCATGACACACGGGATGCCATCAGGGCTGCGATCATGTCGGATCCCATCGTGACCGGCATCAAAGAGCTTACCGGCAGGAATTCGGGCAGGTATATCTTTGTCGAGGCCCGCGTGGTGATGAAGAAAACCGACCTTGAAGAAGCAAATCTGGCAAGCGAACGGATAGCAACCCGCATCCGGGATCTGGTCCCCAATGTGGAGCGCGTGGTCATTCATTCCGAACCGGAGGAGCGGCTGTCCCTGCGCTATGCCGTTCCGCTTGGTGACCCGGGAGGCACGATCAGCCCCCACTTCGGTGAAGCGCCATGGTTTGCCCTTCTCGATTTCAGCGTCAGGGACGGAACACTTCAGCGCACGGAGCTGCTTGCGAATCCCGCCAGTGAAATGGAAAAGCAAAAAGGACTTCGTGCGGCGGAGCTGCTCCTCCGGCATAAAGCGGATGTGGTCTTCTCCCAGCAGCCGCTCACCGGGAAATCGCCTGAATATGTTTTTGAATCGGCAAAAGTAATCGTCAGGAGAACCGATGTGACGACCCTCACCCGGCTCACAGGGCAGATCAGGCATGAACTGCAACAGGAACACGCCGGCCGGGAGGAGAATTAAGCCTGTCCGCACGTAGCGAGGAGGATCACCCGGCAATTCTGAAATATCCCTCCCAACAGAGCATTGCCACGAAGGAAAAGCCGAAAGCACCGGATTTTTCAGTCCGGACAATCCGGGACGATGCAGTAGCCATAAGGCGGCGGAACAGACCCCGGAAGACAGATCGTGCCTCGTCTCCCCTGCCGGACAACACATAAATAGTCATCCGTGGATAGGTGAGCAACTCAACGGTCATTCTCGTACCGTACATATGAGGAGGGGTACATCATTCTTCACGTGAAGGATTTCCCGATCGATACCCGATGGCAGATTGCGACCCGCGCCTTTTCCAGATTGGTCATTGCCGCAGGAAAGCAGGCTCAGGACCAGACAACAATTCCGGATACGTTTCATG from Methanoculleus sp. SDB encodes:
- a CDS encoding DNA alkylation repair protein, which encodes MHSEIITRIRQDLAGNADEETKNSSRRFFKETVQLYGVKSAPVRKISHQYFREIRGLDRDGIFTLCEELLQSGYLEEAMIAYDWADRIHRRFEPEDFLVLERWLSSYVSNWAECDTLCNHAVGSFLEQYPEFLSRLKGWARSENRWIRRGAAVSLVLPARRGKFLGEIFGIADILLKDPEDLVRKGYGWMLKEAGKSHRDEVFAYVMRHRHEMPRTALRYAIEKMPEEMRKQAMER
- a CDS encoding cation transporter; this encodes MQNSPAGNSFGTGEEADAAIRRVAWYSLAVNAALVIIKLVLSRISGSLALEADAIHSFLDVLASVALLAGIWLSSRKSKEFPYGLYKVENIVSVIIAFLVFFTAWEIVVEAFTGGGMGQPFGGWVLFAVAALVSVPYLLGTYEMRVGTIHNSPSLIADGKQHRVDVLSTSVVFLAVLAQYFGIPVDSFAAVIVAGFIAFSGWGILKNSMRTLLDASIDHDTRDAIRAAIMSDPIVTGIKELTGRNSGRYIFVEARVVMKKTDLEEANLASERIATRIRDLVPNVERVVIHSEPEERLSLRYAVPLGDPGGTISPHFGEAPWFALLDFSVRDGTLQRTELLANPASEMEKQKGLRAAELLLRHKADVVFSQQPLTGKSPEYVFESAKVIVRRTDVTTLTRLTGQIRHELQQEHAGREEN